The genomic DNA catctttttttatatatataatgagtGGGGTTATGTCCGAAAGACTAACCAATTTGCTTTCTGTGACAGCAGCACTATTGTCACTTGGAGTATTCACCAGGGCAAGTTCCCATCCTGTTGGATCAAATCCTTTATCCTGAATACTGACAGATTCGATTGCAATACCTGCAGGCATTTAGGGGGTTCTTCACCATCCCTTCAGCATTGAATCTAGCAATAGAAAATTATGAGTTCAAGGAAGTTCATATGCATACTGGCTGGGACGATTGCCACGGCTAATGCATTACTTTCTTCTAGTGCAGATACATTTGGATTTTCTTCATTTAGTCCCTGACACCAAGAGAATGTTTGCAATCAGGTATGAATagcaaatccaaaaaaaaaaaaatccttgcagTAAAAACTTACAAGAAGATCTACGGTCGACAAACTCTGTGCCTTGGGGGATGCAGCAGGTGATGCATCTTCAGTGATGGGTGTTGCTGAATTGGTTTCGAGAGATGGCTGTTCTTCCTCAACTGTGACAGGAACTGCTTCTACTTTGTACGTTAGGAGGAGTCTCTCTGGGAAGTCCTATTGCAAGAAAGATTAACAGTTACTTTATTAAATAAACAGGCCTACCACTTAAAACATCCATTTCCTATTTTGCAGCTGAAGGTAAAGTCCAGTAATCATAGCAATTTACACATCAAAATTGCACACGATAAAAGGGAAAAACACATTTTTTTCAATAGGAACAAAATACAAATATTGAATAAAATTCCACTGCATACGAAGCATTTGCAAAGAGCAAAATTTGGAAACAACAAACTGTACTTGAATATATCGATTAAAGCACGCAAGACAAAAAGTAACAACCCAAGTTAAAGTGGAAAAAAAGTATTAGTGAAGATAGTTATTTACCAATGCTTCTCTCGGGACCGAAACCACACGTGGAGCCTCTCTAATATATTCTTCCATAGTTGCAAGAAATGATTGTGGAGGCTAATATATTAGATAAAGATTCAATTAATCCATATTATTAACGTAAAAAATGCTAGAACAACACTTGAAACCAACTACCTCCCTCAAGTTCGGAAACTGGAAATTTCTAGCGAGTTCCAGTCCACGACAAACTTCATAAAATTCTGAAAGACTTGCAGCCTGAAAAGAAAAGGCCTACATTAGAAGCCAAAAATAGAGAGAATGTAAGTTTCCTTGATTTATGTTGCTTCAAGTCATCTTGAACATGATTACTAAGAAACAACCGACAGCAATGCAGTCACAAGTAGAAACTAAGTTATTTAAGTGGCAGAGGATTTGATAATTGCAAATATCATAGACCTGTTGACCAGCCCTTGTGTAGATTTCAAGGGCTTTAATTGCTTCATGTCTTGGCATCTCAAAGAACTGCAATAGAGATAAAACTAGATATCTAAGTCAAAATAAAGGCTTGATTGTCCTTTTTCAAGAAGTTGCATGTGCAAACCCCACCAAGAAGAGAAGTTCACGACAATACCTTGTCAACAAGGTTGATGATGCCATCATTTATAGCACAATAGATTTTGAAGCTCTCTTTCAGTACCTGTTACCatatgaagagagaaaaaaattgaaaGGGGAAAATTCACTCTCGATTACACAGAAATAGAAAAGAAGAATAAATAAATGGTTGGAAAATAACAGCACGTGTAGGAAAATGAAAGCAGTTTCCTGCACTAAGAGCAATTATAGATAAATCTTTCATTCTAGATAACCAAAACGATGAGTTATTCAAGAAGAAACTCAATCTAGTCCAAAGACGCATCTCCAAGTAAAAACAGTTTTCTGACCTCAACAGTATGACAGCAGATTTTTCTTGCAGTTGCAAAACACTATAAACCATCAAAGAACTTGGTTGAATTTGACTAGACACAGAACTCTATGATAGCCCTTCCAAGAAAAAATCAATACATGTAGTATGTTCATAAAAATGTATAACTTGGTGAGCGAGAAAAATAGTAATAAGATTTCACAGAAGCAAGTGGCTCACCAAAGCAAGCGCATATTGAACAACATAGTTGCTAACAGCTGCCCCTTCTGACTGCACAACAAACCAAAAGCTAGTGTGAATAtccattaaatggaagtagaaaaaaattaaatctcaTGAATCTTATTGGCATATTTGTGCACAACATAAATATTAGTTATATTTCTCTAATGGCTCCAGTGATGATTACACGACATCCAACAAGGCGATATAATAACTGTTGTAAAGCAGGCAACTGCTCCAATAAATCTTCATTTTCCAGCTCTCTGGTTTTACTATGCCCCTGTCAGAAAATATGTTAGATGAGTAGAACAATTCAGAATTTGAAGTGAAATTTCCCTGCATATAATCACATGTTTGCTTGTTCAGATAATTGTCTAGACCTTTTCAGAACTTGGATCAGGTCGTACCAAACGCTCAGCTTCAACATCATACTTCAAGACCTTGAAACATTCAAGTCTTTCCTCCAAAAACAGAGCATAAGCACGCACCCATGCAGAGCAATCCCAAGCTGCCAATtgttcaaataaataaattttttcccAATAATATAAGAAAACTAGTTGCAAGATCCAGCACTGAAACATAGGTTCTCTATTTGTTCTCATTTATGAAGGTATAAGAAAATACCAATAGGACTTGAATCATCCTTGAAATTTGATAATTGAAGAATTCGGACCCTTTGTGGGAAATTAAACAGCTCTTCTCGGAATGTTGGGTCATCGTCCCTGAGAGCCCTATGGATTACTATAAGCGTCTTTAATGCCACCTGCATGGCACCATTTATTCGGGCAAGTagtgaataataataatagaaaataGTAGAGATGACACTTTAAAATGAGACTAGGTGAAACACTTAGCACGTAGTTTGAATCTAGCAAATTAATGTGGTATGTCACCTGTACTATTTCTATAAAGATGCCTGGGTAGCCTCTCAAGCATCTTTGTTAGGTACAGAAATCTATCTGAATTCATACAATATAAAATTCAAGACAAAGCATTAAAAACCACCCCAATTCATaatgattttataattataattctaGGGTAATCTGGGAATCTAGTTTTAACTGCTAACATCGACTGCACGAAAGTTCCAGAATATTATTATTCTTTGCTTTAAGATCATAACTAGTTGTATCTGCTAACATTGACCACATGAATGTTCTGCAATAGATGAAATGTGGTGGTGCAACCATGGAAGTccttgaaattcaacttaactggAAAAAGTCAATCAGTCAAGCAAAAGATTAGGGGATCTTATATTACTTGAATCGTGCATCAATGTAATTATTCCTCAAGAGCAGATCTCAAACTTCAACTCCATAAAAAGCTACTGATGGACACATCAGACAAACTAGAGCAGATGTTTTCGTTAAATCTAGTTTCAGCTTTCTACCACCATCTGACTACAGCTACACATGATATGCCTGCTGCAATTTATTATCCTATCAAAATTGCATGAGATGACACAGGTACTTCAATGATATTCAACTTCACTTCCGTGCCCTAGTATCATGTGCGGATTTATAATGCCGGATTGGAGGATTTAATGTCCCCCCCTGTCTCCCTTTCTTCATTTCCTTTTCAAACAAGTATCTATAAAGGCCTTAATAACTTGTTTGGAACCAATTCCACAATAGAAAAGAATTCCTCAAAAGCCTCTACTCAAAAGATATATCCAACCCATTTTGAACAGATCATTAAATCTCTCAAATTTTCAggataacagaattttaattcccatCTTTTCTTCCAAAAGTTggtatagaaataaaattataatcCCTCAAAATCTTATGGTTCCAAAAGAGCAAGAAAAGTTCTTTCTTCGAAGTTCGTAACACACTGTACCAGATCCCCCTATGCATCCGTTAAACAAAAATCGAATTTACTTCCAATCCAACGAACATAACACCAAAATCCAGGCTCAATCATCTACAAGGTTCATTCTCTTTAAggggatgaagaaaaagaagggGCGAAACAATCCAAGGAAACAGAAGAAGGGAAAGATGGGTACCGTCCAATTGCGCGTCTTGGCGAGCCTCCGTGCAAGGGCGTGGATGCAATAGGTTACATCCGGGCGAGGGCGGGTGATCGAAGTGGCCTCCAAGATCTCTGCAACTCATTGCAGTCCAGAAAACAAGAAATTGATGATAGGAAaaccagaagaaaaaaaaaatcggaTGGAAAAGGTAAAGAACTGACTCCTCAGATGGCGCTCCTTGGGCGGGCACTCAACGTGATTGGTAGCCTTGACAATGGCCACATCCAAATCCTTCGACCGAGAGAAAGAAAAGACGGGGCGGCATTCAGGGATCACACCAGTAGACAAGAAAGATGTGGAAAAAGAAGAGTCATTTGGACTGCTACCTTGAAATCGCTGTTGAGGTTCGCGAGGCCGACGGTGGTGGAGTCTTTGAGCGCGCCGACGGCCTTCCGCCAACTATGCAACGTCGCCATGTGCCCCTCTCCTCggccactctctctctctctctctctctctctcgatcgCCGTCtcctccttttctcctctttCGGCGGCTTGCTTGATGCAGACGCGTTTGCTGTTGTCGCACTGGCGTCGCAGTGACTGTCACCGCCGTT from Zingiber officinale cultivar Zhangliang chromosome 4A, Zo_v1.1, whole genome shotgun sequence includes the following:
- the LOC121970366 gene encoding putative clathrin assembly protein At2g01600, with the translated sequence MATLHSWRKAVGALKDSTTVGLANLNSDFKDLDVAIVKATNHVECPPKERHLRKILEATSITRPRPDVTYCIHALARRLAKTRNWTVALKTLIVIHRALRDDDPTFREELFNFPQRVRILQLSNFKDDSSPIAWDCSAWVRAYALFLEERLECFKVLKYDVEAERLVRPDPSSEKGHSKTRELENEDLLEQLPALQQLLYRLVGCRSEGAAVSNYVVQYALALVLKESFKIYCAINDGIINLVDKFFEMPRHEAIKALEIYTRAGQQAASLSEFYEVCRGLELARNFQFPNLREPPQSFLATMEEYIREAPRVVSVPREALDFPERLLLTYKVEAVPVTVEEEQPSLETNSATPITEDASPAASPKAQSLSTVDLLGLNEENPNVSALEESNALAVAIVPASIAIESVSIQDKGFDPTGWELALVNTPSDNSAAVTESKLGGGFDELTLDSLYDEAVYRQQPAELYAAPPPNPFMVADPFAMSNQSPAIQMAAMGQQQQQPMPMYMQPNPFEQPLYQQQEEAGLGIAPNPFGDDGFGALPGNTHQQSNPFGDPQLI